Genomic DNA from Hordeum vulgare subsp. vulgare chromosome 2H, MorexV3_pseudomolecules_assembly, whole genome shotgun sequence:
TGCAGTTTTTCCGACCAACCCGTGTGTGAGTGATGCAGTGTTGTGGTGTAGTGGGTGGCATAAATTAGTTCGCAAAAGTACTCAATTAATGTGCTTGTTTTTCTCAAAAAATATGGTTACTAGTGCATGTGTAGCCTAAATGACTGAAAAAATTGAACTGCATTGGTTAGTTTTCTGTTAATCTTTGCATGCAATGTTTAATGCACCCCAAAATCTAAACATGTGATAGAGAGAAATAAATTGAGATTTGGAAAACATACAAACAGTTTTTTATATAAGCCATATAAACAAGAAGGGAGGCAGTATCCACAAAAGCCCAAACAAACCCAACTTTGTTTAATGAGGTCTTCTCCCGAGTGTATCATCGATGACAGTACGGCATCGTAGATGTAAACACGCTGTTTTGGCATATGACTTTTCTTAGATTCGTCTTGGCCCAGGTCAGTATTTCTTAATCCCACTCGCATGTTGTTGTTAAGTAATCTCATCCTTTAGGAGGAAGATGAGTAGATGATAAGTAAATGTTTTAGTATACAAAAAACATCCTTACTGTCGGTGACTGTGCCTCTTCATTTACAGTACATGTAGTTTTGAGTATTTGTATGTGGGCGACGACGCGGTGTCGACTGAGctatttgaggggggggggggggggggggggggttggtgagAAACCAAAGATGGCAGTCATATTGATTGATTCATGAGTGTTGTTGCATAATATCCAATGTTGAACAATCCTTGATGGAGTGAAGATAATCAAGAGTGGTTACTTACTCGTTCATGAAGAACCATGGCTGGGCACCGTCATCAAAAGTATTTTGGAATGAACAATAATAGCTTAAATTTTAGCTTGCTTTCGAGAAATTGTGTAGGGTTACAAGGTCATTAATGGTCATAGAAAAGTTTCACTGGATCCGTTGATTTGTCATTCCTTCCTTGTAAGACGAACTTTGTCAAAGCTGTTCGGCGGTTTGTCTCGTAAAAAATTCTTTTGCAAGATAATAATATTGTATGCAAGGGTGCCTCACACAAATATCAGCTGAGTATGCATGCTTAGTTTTCCATTTCATCCGACCCATTCTAACGAACTGAAATTAGAGTTATACCAGGTGCAGAAGTGCAACTTTGGTTAGATATTATGTAAGAAACTGCCTAAGGGTTGTATCCCGAAACCACCTCCGAAACCGTTTTCTATACAAGTGATTGCATGCCTAGGTTTCCATTTGATGCGCCGCTGTTTCTTCCTTCCTTGTAGACGATCCTACCTGACGAGGTTTTGTTTTTTGCAAGCAAACCCGGAGCTTTGTTTAATGAGGTCTTCTCCAGCGCGTACCATCTATAGTATCACAGTACGGCGTTGTAGATGTAAACACGCAGGTTTGACCTAAGACTTCGCTTAGATTAGTCCTGGCCCAGGTCAGTATATCTTAATCCCACTGGCACGTTGCAGTTAACTAATCACATGCCTTATTCAGTAGTAGCTTATAATCATGGATCCACTAGTACATTTTAATTACCACGCGGCTTAATTACACGCTTGAGAGACCGAGCATGGATACCACATGTGGCATGTGGTAGTGGGTCGATATTATATGTGGGCAGACAGTTAGATATGGATAGACGCGCACAGAGCCAGACTGATCGATCGGCCAGTATAAATTACCACCGTTGTATACAGATAGGAAGAGCACAAACGAGCAGCTCTGCATAGCTTGTTCATTGTTCTCATCTCAGCTTAGCGAACCTCTTCGATTCCACCTGTTTTCACTACTCTTCCTCGATCCCACTAGTAATTCATGGCGCGGTCATCGTCTCCTATCGCCAACAATGGTTCTTCCACCGAGCAGCGCCGCCTGCTCCGCGCTCGCCGTTCTTCAAAGCGCGTCACTGCTTTCAGCCCGGAGGCGCTCCGTGGTGCCACCCTTCCCGGTGCAGAGCCAGAGCACCCTGCCGGTGTCGTCGCTGCCGCCACGGCTCCGAAGCGAGATTCTACTCTCTTTGATGAGACCCTGGCAGTCCATGCCGGGGAGAAGATGGGGAAGAACGGCTCCATGGACACAGACTCGATCGCGACGCCGATCGTGAGTGGCACGACGCACTGGTTCAAGAACTCAGACGACCTGATCGCGTTCAAGGAAGGCCGGCGCCACAGCTTCGAGTACGGTCGCTACGGCAATCCCACCGTGAAGGTCCTGGAGGACAAGATCAGCGCGCTCGAGAGGGCCGAGTCGACGCTGGTCACGTCATCCGGCATGAACGCCATCGTCGCCACGCTGCTCGCGCTCGTGCAGCCTGGCGCCGGCCACGTGGTGACCACCACAGAGTGCTACAGCGAGGCGCGCGCCTTCATCCGCGACAAGCTCTCCAAGATGGGCATCAAGGTGACATTCGTCGAGCTGAACGACATGGACATGCTCAAGGCCGTTCTTGACCAGGGCGAGGTACGTTAATTTCCATAACATATGTACTCATCATAAATTGATCAGGGTATCTATGCATCTATGTTGGCTGTTTTTCACTCGGTGATGCTTAACTCTGATTGTACAGGTTACACTCTTCTACACCGACTGTCCGACGAACCCCCACCTGAAGTGCATCGACATTAAGCTCGTCGCGGAGCTGTGTCACCGCAAAGGGGCTCTGGTGTGCATCGACAGCACCCTCGCCTCGCCCATCAATCAGAAGCcactcaccctcggggctgacatTGTCGTGCACTCCGCCACAAAGTACATCGCCGGCCATCACGATGTGAGTACACATCTTTGCTCACATAATTGCACCGCCAttttgctactccctccgtttcaaaataaatgtGGTGGTTTTTGTTTCCAAGATCTCATCGTGTCATTCCATTTCAGGTCATCG
This window encodes:
- the LOC123429306 gene encoding probable cystathionine gamma-synthase 2, which codes for MARSSSPIANNGSSTEQRRLLRARRSSKRVTAFSPEALRGATLPGAEPEHPAGVVAAATAPKRDSTLFDETLAVHAGEKMGKNGSMDTDSIATPIVSGTTHWFKNSDDLIAFKEGRRHSFEYGRYGNPTVKVLEDKISALERAESTLVTSSGMNAIVATLLALVQPGAGHVVTTTECYSEARAFIRDKLSKMGIKVTFVELNDMDMLKAVLDQGEVTLFYTDCPTNPHLKCIDIKLVAELCHRKGALVCIDSTLASPINQKPLTLGADIVVHSATKYIAGHHDVIAGCISGSQALISRIRAWHHDLGGAISPDAAYMIIRGLKTMALRVETQNRTSLRMARLLENHPKIERVYYPGLLSSPWHDIAKSQMTGFGGVISFEVASDLHGVMRFIDALEIPFIATSLGGCESLVQQPAVMSFWGQSEEEKSKNGIKDNLVRFSFGIEKFEDLRDDIIQALEKI